A single Lolium perenne isolate Kyuss_39 chromosome 6, Kyuss_2.0, whole genome shotgun sequence DNA region contains:
- the LOC127308904 gene encoding disease resistance protein Pik-2: protein MESTVLSLGKSVLSGALGYAASAVAQEVALQLGIQGDHSFITDELEMMQAFLMASHEDQEGNKVVKTWVKQVREVAYDVEDCLQDFAVRLENLSWWHIPFRLLDRRRVAEEMKELRLKVEDVSQRNLRYRLIEGSSSKPTVTAERSTISTEVLLHIAEATRRAALQQNKKVDLVKLITEDADDLGVIAVWAPSSDVGVTSIIRAAYDAKNVKVKFQCRAWVRLMHPFHPSDFFISLVRQFYMHSCEETGKATEGTTTGMEVTKKMAAQDNLVDEFNRYVTQKSYLVIINNVSTIEEWDWIKTYFPSKRGSRIIVSTQKFEVASLCTKQPHMVSEIDQKWSFDKDFYVFYYTKVDTLIKEDDKAKPISTEPAGEEHVNNPTHATTVAAASEEDELIDRKAAKNTVIRLIDQRGYVITICGMGGIGKTTLVRDLYQQELGEMFQRHAWLTMSRSFEHHEFLRELFRKLRREDTKKAGKLQSASSEKEHKSKEKKKQILFEKLAKILLEQKCLIVLDDLSSTVELQWVLDLLPVNTPNRIVVTTRELDIAKYCSLEEQIYNLELLDCKESNLLFAKKVFKDIREKENFDHNPDMIEQANLVLKKCGGLPLAISIVGSFLATKPKTAMEWSNLNTHISAELESNPELGMIKTVLTSSYDGLPYHLKSCFLYWSIFPEGHDIRWTRLVRRWIAEQYARGTRNKTAEEIGNNYITELINRNMVRPPKRTAHVHSSGRLGFLQIHDLIREIGITKSTEENLVFTIENGCNLDTQGKIRHLAISSSWTRNKTAFEHGLDFSHLRSLTVFGGWESFFISEQMKLLRVLDLEDTMGLTDNHLHQICQLFHLNYLSLRRCEGILRLPNSLGNLKHLQTLDVEDTSIINLPRSIIKLRKLQYLRVGFVPEDDDEKQESTDGFHHIHRWLNYLSFHLYPRTGCLFLCYRSLYYLLASLLWLFIITGNLLYLIGKFSRVYVKEDFSGLSASFMGLEPHGVKFPRGIRKLKALHTMGVVNINGGNAILEDLQFLTELRKLRVTGLNKKNCMKFFSAIANHKCLESLSMRSEGKPGFFGCLGDPSSLHMNLQSLELYGNLVEMPKWIDGLKNLVKLVLRSSRISEHDVAMQILGKLPNLAILRLLWHSFEGEEVCFSFHTGAFPSLMVLELGVQDNLQSVKFKAGANPKLELLVFSCRPEDANIGLFSGLPSLTSLKEFMLDSDNYTIEFMENLRNQLARNLNGPVLKRYNYSS, encoded by the exons ATGGAATCAACGGTGCTGAGCCTTGGCAAGTCCGTGCTGAGTGGAGCACTTGGTTACGCCGCCTCCGCCGTGGCGCAGGAGGTCGCATTGCAGCTCGGCATCCAGGGTGACCACAGCTTCATAACAGACGAGCTGGAGATGATGCAGGCTTTTCTGATGGCTTCCCATGAGGATCAAGAAGGCAACAAAGTGGTCAAGACCTGGGTGAAGCAAGTTCGCGAAGTGGCCTACGACGTGGAGGACTGCCTTCAAGATTTCGCTGTTCGATTAGAGAACTTATCTTGGTGGCACATCCCATTCAGGCTGCTAGACCGACGTCGTGTAGCTGAGGAGATGAAGGAGCTCAGATTAAAGGTGGAGGATGTTAGCCAGAGGAACCTGCGCTATCGCCTCATCGAAGGCTCTAGTTCTAAGCCTACTGTCACTGCTGAGCGATCTACCATCAGCACTGAGGTCCTACTTCACATCGCTGAAGCGACACGACGCGCCGCGCTGCAGCAAAACAAAAAGGTAGATCTTGTCAAGCTGATCACCGAGGATGCAGATGACCTTGGGGTGATTGCAGTGTGGGCACCAAGCAGCGATGTTGGGGTGACATCTATCATCAGGGCTGCCTATGATGCTAAGAATGTAAAAGTTAAGTTTCAGTGCCGAGCCTGGGTGAGGCTGATGCATCCCTTCCATCCAAGTGATTTCTTTATCAGTTTGGTGAGGCAGTTTTACATGCATTCATGTGAAGAAACAGGAAAAGCAACAGAAGGAACAACCACGGGGATGGAGGTTACAAAGAAGATGGCAGCGCAAGATAATTTGGTTGATGAGTTTAATCGGTATGTAACCCAGAAGAGTTACCTGGTTATCATTAACAATGTATCAACCATAGAAGAGTGGGACTGGATTAAAACATATTTCCCAAGCAAGAGGGGGAGTAGAATTATTGTGTCCACACAGAAATTTGAAGTTGCAAGCTTGTGCACTAAACAGCCTCACATGGTATCAGAGATAGACCAAAAATGGTCATTTGATAAGGACTTTTATGTCTTCTACTACACGAAG GTGGATACCTTGATTAAAGAGGATGACAAGGCCAAGCCCATCTCAACTGAACCCGCTGGGGAGGAACATGTAAATAATCCTACTCACGCCACTACAGTGGCAGCTGCTTCGGAGGAAGATGAACTTATCGACCGCAAGGCAGCAAAAAATACAGTAATCAGATTAATTGATCAACGTGGTTATGTGATCACCATTTGTGGAATGGGTGGTATTGGCAAGACTACTCTTGTGAGAGATCTCTACCAACAAGAACTTGGTGAAATGTTTCAGAGACACGCATGGTTAACCATGTCGCGATCTTTTGAACATCACGAATTTCTTAGGGAGTTGTTCCGAAAATTACGCCGCGAAGACACAAAAAAGGCTGGCAAATTGCAGAGTGCGTCAAGTGAAAAAGAACATAAatccaaagaaaagaaaaaacaaattCTGTTTGAAAAACTAGCGAAGATTTTGTTGGAGCAGAAATGCCTCATCGTTTTGGACGATCTATCATCCACTGTGGAACTGCAGTGGGTATTGGACCTCTTGCCTGTAAATACTCCTAACCGGATCGTAGTTACCACGCGAGAATTGGACATCGCTAAATACTGTTCCTTGGAGGAGCAAATATACAACCTGGAATTGTTAGATTGCAAGGAATCTAACCTCCTCTTCGCAAAGAAG GTCTTCAAGGATATTAGGGAGAAGGAAAATTTTGATCATAATCCGgacatgattgagcaagcaaatcttgtacTTAAGAAGTGTGGTGGCCTCCCTCTTGCTATATCCATTGTAGGCAGCTTTCTTGCAACCAAACCTAAAACAGCCATGGAGTGGAGCAATCTGAACACACATATTAGTGCTGAGCTTGAGAGCAATCCAGAGCTTGGGATGATAAAGACAGTCCTCACCTCAAGCTACGATGGTTTACCTTATCATCTTAAGTCTTGCTTCTTGTATTGGTCAATATTTCCTGAAGGGCATGACATTAGATGGACACGACTGGTGAGACGGTGGATTGCGGAGCAATACGCAAGAGGAACACGAAACAAGACTGCAGAAGAGATTGGGAATAACTACATTACTGAGCTTATTAACAGAAACATGGTGCGACCACCAAAGAGGACAGCCCATGTGCACAGTAGTGGGAGGCTTGGTTTTTTGCAAATCCATGATCTCATCCGTGAAATTGGAATCACAAAGTCCACAGAGGAAAACCTTGTTTTTACAATAGAGAATGGTTGCAACTTAGATACCCAGGGAAAAATTCGTCACCTTGCTATAAGCAGTAGCTGGACAAGAAACAAGACTGCATTTGAGCATGGACTGGACTTTTCTCACTTAAGATCATTAACAGTATTTGGAGGGTGGGAATCATTTTTCATTTCTGAGCAGATGAAATTGCTCAGAGTGCTAGATCTGGAAGACACAATGGGTCTAACAGACAACCACCTCCATCAAATTTGTCAGCTTTTTCACCTGAACTATCTTTCCCTGCGAAGATGTGAAGGGATTTTACGGCTGCCAAATTCATTGGGTAACCTGAAGCACCTACAGACACTGGATGTCGAAGACACAAGCATAATAAATCTTCCAAGATCAATAATCAAGCTTCGGAAGCTACAGTACCTCCGTGTGGGCTTTGTACCAGAGGATGATGACGAGAAACAAGAATCTACTGATGGTTTCCACCACATCCATCGCTGGCTGAATTATTTATCTTTTCACTTGTACCCCCGGACTGGTTGCTTGTTCTTGTGCTACCGCAGCCTGTATTACTTACTAGCCAGCCTCCTCTGGCTGTTCATCATCACAGGAAACTTGTTGTATCTCATAGGGAAGTTCTCACGAGTATATGTGAAAGAGGATTTCAGTGGGCTGTCAGCCTCCTTTATGGGGCTAGAACCACATGGTGTCAAATTTCCGAGAGGAATCAGGAAACTGAAGGCATTGCACACAATGGGTGTTGTCAATATCAATGGGGGAAATGCTATTCTTGAAGATCTTCAATTTCTCACAGAGTTGCGCAAGTTAAGAGTGACTGGTCTCAACAAGAAAAACTGTATGAAGTTCTTCTCAGCCATTGCCAATCACAAATGCCTAGAATCCTTGTCAATGCGGTCGGAGGGGAAGCCTGGTTTCTTTGGCTGCTTGGGGGACCCATCCTCGCTTCATATGAACCTTCAGAGCCTCGAGTTGTATGGTAACCTAGTGGAAATGCCAAAATGGATCGATGGGCTGAAAAATCTCGTGAAGCTGGTGCTACGCAGCTCCAGGATATCTGAGCACGATGTTGCTATGCAGATCCTCGGAAAGCTGCCCAACCTGGCCATCCTGCGTCTGTTGTGGCATTCATTCGAAGGTGAAGAGGTCTGTTTCAGTTTCCATACGGGGGCATTCCCGAGCCTGATGGTGCTGGAGCTGGGTGTCCAAGATAACCTACAATCAGTGAAGTTTAAGGCAGGAGCAAACCCTAAGCTTGAGCTGCTGGTGTTCAGTTGCCGTCCTGAAGATGCCAACATTGGGTTGTTTTCTGGGCTACCATCGCTCACAAGCCTCAAGGAATTTATGCTGGATAGCGACAACTACACGATAGAATTCATGGAGAACCTACGTAACCAGCTTGCCAGGAATTTAAATGGACCCGTCTTGAAGAGGTACAACTACAGCTCCTAG
- the LOC127308905 gene encoding uncharacterized protein has translation MAGGVRAVAGMYVVLGLSVVCFALYAISLDPTAFQQLQLQMIKEDPGHQPEEGQTSCAATAAEAMAMRADAAVLLLFGAGQALMAMAAFAVAGANPVGTLLALLLSIPMAERAIAIFPGVLLVAIGRCHDHGFYHQLRIAGDVIITVPFVLLSIAAVVVVFCGKADA, from the exons ATGGCCGGCGGCGTGCGCGCGGTGGCCGGGATGTACGTCGTCCTGGGGCTCTCGGTGGTGTGCTTCGCGCTCTACGCCATCTCTCTCGATCCCACCGCGTTCCAGCAGCTCCAGCTCCAG ATGATCAAGGAGGACCCGGGTCACCAGCCGGAGGAGGGCCAGACCAGctgcgcggcgacggcggcggaggcgaTGGCGATGCGCGCCGACGCGGCGGTGCTGCTGCTCTTCGGCGCGGGGCAGGCGCTGATGGCCATGGCGGCCTTCGCGGTCGCGGGGGCGAACCCTGTCGGCACCCTCCTCGCGCTGCTCCTGAGCATCCCCATGGCCGAGAGGGCCATCGCCATCTTCCCCGGGGTGCTCCTCGTTGCCATCGGGCGCTGCCACGACCACGGCTTCTACCACCAGCTGCGCATCGCCGGCGACGTCATTATCACCGTGCCGTTCGTTCTGCTCTcgatcgccgccgtcgtcgtggtcTTCTGCGGCAAGGCCGACGCCTAG